One part of the Nostoc sp. PCC 7120 = FACHB-418 genome encodes these proteins:
- a CDS encoding chromophore lyase CpcT/CpeT codes for MSFSPQLVNLGNYLAGEFDNREQALGEPIWFVHLRLWQRPVDLFSDDSITLFAEQANIVNLDRPYRQRILRLMPAPDSETGLYVQYYMPKNPSALIGAGRHPDLLKTLTPQQLELLPGCVLSVSQQTVAPNSYQFTASPLPNTCCTFSYLENTVQVSLGFAVTETELHTYDKGIDQETGKATWGAIVGPYRYTKREQY; via the coding sequence ATGAGCTTTTCGCCCCAATTAGTTAACTTAGGTAATTACCTAGCTGGAGAATTTGACAACAGAGAACAAGCCTTAGGCGAGCCGATTTGGTTTGTTCACTTACGTCTATGGCAAAGACCTGTTGATTTGTTTTCCGACGATAGCATTACTCTGTTTGCCGAACAAGCCAACATTGTCAATCTAGACCGTCCTTATCGTCAACGTATTCTGCGGTTGATGCCTGCTCCTGACTCGGAAACTGGGCTATATGTACAGTACTATATGCCTAAAAATCCCAGTGCTTTAATTGGTGCAGGTCGTCACCCAGACTTACTCAAGACTTTAACCCCCCAGCAACTAGAACTACTTCCTGGCTGTGTTCTCTCAGTTAGCCAGCAAACAGTTGCACCTAACAGCTATCAGTTTACTGCGTCCCCACTGCCAAATACTTGCTGTACTTTCAGTTATTTGGAGAACACTGTACAAGTTTCTTTAGGTTTTGCAGTCACAGAGACAGAACTGCACACCTATGATAAAGGAATTGACCAAGAGACAGGCAAGGCAACTTGGGGAGCAATTGTCGGCCCCTATCGCTACACTAAGCGAGAACAGTATTGA
- the hemF gene encoding oxygen-dependent coproporphyrinogen oxidase: protein MVTNSQTPTVKAKLSPSLPATDAKARVSNFMKQLQDEITQALTKLDGGSEFHEDSWERPEGGGGRSRVLRDGAIFEQAGVNFSEVWGSHLPPSILAQRPEAEGHGFYATGTSLVLHPRNPYVPTVHLNYRYFEAGPVWWFGGGADLTPYYPFAEDAAHFHQTLKLACDEHHPEYYPVFKRWCDEYFYLKHRDETRGVGGLFFDYQDGQGVLYRGPNPKGEAANYSNQVGEPASRDWEDLFSFIQGSGKAFLPAYVPIVERRHGMEYGDRQRNFQLYRRGRYVEFNLVYDRGTIFGLQTNGRTESILMSLPPLVRWEYGYQPEPNSPEAELYDTFLKPQDWSNWTANQ from the coding sequence ATGGTGACCAACTCGCAAACCCCAACGGTAAAGGCAAAACTATCCCCGTCTCTACCAGCAACTGACGCTAAAGCTAGAGTCAGTAATTTTATGAAACAGTTGCAAGATGAAATTACACAAGCCTTAACAAAACTTGATGGTGGGAGTGAGTTTCACGAAGATAGTTGGGAACGTCCTGAAGGGGGTGGCGGGCGATCGCGTGTGCTACGTGATGGTGCAATATTTGAACAAGCTGGGGTAAATTTTTCTGAAGTTTGGGGTTCTCATCTCCCTCCTTCCATTTTAGCCCAGCGTCCAGAAGCGGAAGGACATGGCTTTTATGCCACAGGTACATCCTTGGTGTTACATCCACGCAATCCCTATGTCCCCACAGTTCACCTAAATTACCGTTATTTTGAAGCCGGCCCAGTTTGGTGGTTTGGTGGCGGTGCTGACCTCACACCTTATTACCCCTTTGCAGAAGATGCGGCTCATTTCCATCAGACCCTGAAACTCGCTTGCGATGAACATCACCCAGAGTATTACCCCGTATTTAAACGTTGGTGTGATGAATATTTCTATCTCAAACACCGGGATGAAACCAGGGGTGTAGGTGGTCTATTTTTCGATTATCAAGATGGACAAGGTGTTTTATATCGCGGCCCCAACCCCAAAGGCGAAGCAGCCAATTATAGTAATCAAGTAGGAGAACCCGCATCACGGGATTGGGAAGATTTGTTTAGTTTTATCCAAGGTTCTGGTAAAGCTTTCTTACCCGCCTACGTCCCTATTGTAGAGCGCCGTCATGGGATGGAGTATGGCGATCGCCAACGGAATTTCCAACTTTATCGTCGCGGTCGGTATGTCGAATTTAACTTGGTTTATGACCGAGGCACAATTTTTGGTTTGCAAACCAATGGCCGTACTGAATCTATTTTGATGTCTTTACCACCTTTGGTTCGTTGGGAATACGGTTATCAACCCGAACCCAATTCTCCAGAAGCGGAGTTATATGATACATTCCTCAAGCCCCAAGATTGGAGCAACTGGACAGCAAACCAGTAA
- a CDS encoding STAS domain-containing protein — protein MIQIEQNSYTTQDGNTVIVLKPAGRLDITTAWQFRLKLQECISKLSHHVVVNLGQVNFIDSSGLTSLVAGMRDADKVNGSFRICNVHPEAKLVFEVTMMDTVFEIFETEEEALEGVPRSMAS, from the coding sequence GTGATTCAAATAGAACAAAATTCATATACAACCCAAGACGGTAATACGGTTATTGTCTTAAAACCAGCAGGTCGCCTAGACATCACCACAGCTTGGCAATTTCGCTTGAAATTACAAGAGTGTATATCTAAACTCAGTCATCACGTAGTGGTGAATCTTGGTCAGGTAAATTTTATAGATAGTTCTGGACTTACGTCTTTAGTCGCTGGAATGCGTGATGCTGATAAGGTCAATGGCAGTTTTCGTATCTGTAATGTTCACCCAGAAGCTAAACTCGTGTTTGAAGTGACAATGATGGATACAGTCTTTGAAATCTTTGAGACTGAGGAGGAAGCGTTAGAAGGTGTACCTCGTAGCATGGCTAGCTAG